The region CATCCCCAATGGGCTGGCACAAATACACTACCGACGAAGGCGATATGCTGGGCATGACCACCTTTGGCGAGTCGGCACCTGCAGAAGACCTGTACAAACACTTTGGTTTTACGGTAGAGAACGTAGTAGCCCGCGCTAAAGCTTTGTTATAGTGGTTTAGTATCAAGTAGTTAGTATCAAGTATCAAGAAAATGTTTTACATCTTGATATTTGGTACTGGTTAAAAAGACAATGAAAAGTCTTGATACTTGATACTAGCTACTTGATACTAATAAAAATATGGATTGGAATAGCAATTTAATCACAAACCTGGAATGGTCGTCGGAGATCACCCACATCAGCGGTAAGCAGAAGGTGGCCGATGAAATTGCCGCGAAGGTAAAGGATGGCGATATCCTGGGCGTGGGCTCGGGCTCGACCGCTTACCTGGCCCTCGTTGCTATAGCCAAAAGGATAAAGGAAGAAAAGCTGAACGTAAAGGCCATCCCTACATCGCTGGAGCTATCCATGTTTTGCAGCAAACTGGGCGTGCCTTTAACATCCCTGTATGAAAACAAACCCGACTGGCTGTTTGATGGCGCCGATGAGGTCGACCCCAACAACAGCCTGATCAAAGGGCGCGGCGGGGCCATGTTTAAAGAAAAACTACTCATCAGCTCGAGCGAGGTAAGCTATATTATTGTTGACGATTCGAAAATGGTAACTAAATTAGGCGCGAATTTTCCCGTTCCGGTTGAGGTATTTCCGCAGGCCTTGTTGTATGCAGAAAAAGAACTGCAGCAACTGGGTGCTAACGACATTCTGCTTCGCCCGGCAAAGGGTAAAGACGGACCGGTAATTACCGAGAACGGCAACATGATACTGGATTGTAAATTTGATGAGATAGGCAGCACGATGGAACGGGATATCAAATCGATCACCGGCGTTATTGAAAGCGGGCTTTTTATAGGCTATAACCTGCAAATTTTGGTGGCGTCGAATACGTAGGGAAGGGATAATGGATTTGGGGAGCAAGGAATAAGGACTCTGAAAAGAAAAAGGGTGTCATGCTGAGCTTGTCGAAGCATGGTGTAGTGGCCTCTGCGCACAACCCTTCGACAAGTTCAGGGTGACAGCCTCTCCCGTTGTTTGTGTCCTCACAAACAACCCGTGTTTGGGCAATCAAGAATAGTTGTTTGTGAGGACACAAACAACGGGGATGAATGAATTATGTCTTTTTAAAAGTCTCACCTTTTAGGGGGAGATTTAGAGGGGGCTAAATGATACTCAGGTTACCTGTTTTACAATATAAATTAGGAACTTTAACCTATAATACAAATGCAGGCGGTTGGGGAGGTAAAACCGCCATTGGCACAAAAAATACATCTACCTCATAAATTGAATTTTGAACTTTAAAACAACCTAATAAAATGGCAACTAATAATGTAAAGCAAATACATAGTTTCGGACAAAGCATCTGGCTTGATTTTATTGATCGGGAGATCATGGCATCCGGAAAGTTAAAAAAACTGATCGATGAAGATGGTGTTAGAGGCGTAACCTCAAACCCGGCCATTTTTGAAAAAGCCATCACCAGCAGCTCCGACTATGATAACGATATTGTTGAGCTGTCAAAAACCACTGACGACAATGAGCAGCTGTTTTTTGGTTTGGCCGTAAAAGACATTCAGCAGGCAACCGATTTGTTTAAAGGTATCTACACCGAATCAAACAAAGTTGATGGTTACGTAAGTTTAGAAGTTTCTCCGTTTTTAGCTTTGGATACCGAAGGTACCGCTAAGCAAGCAGAAGAGCTTTGGAAAAAAGTTGACCGTAACAACGTAATGATCAAAATTCCGGGAACACAACCTGGTTTAGCGGCTATCAGACAGTCAATCGCTAAAGGCATCAACATCAACGTAACCTTATTATTTGGTTTAGAGCGTTATGAAGCCGTTACCGAAGCCTACATTTCTGGTTTAGAAGATCATTTGGCCGCAGGTCACGAGATTGCTCATATTTCATCAGTAGCCAGTTTCTTCCTGAGCCGTATCGACGTGATCGTTGATCCGCTGTTGGAAGCTAAAGGCGAAAAAGACCTGGTTGGCGAAGTTGCTATCGCGTCAGCAAAAAAAGCATACGAAATTTACAAAAGAGTGTTCAGCTCCGAAAGGTGGAAAAAACTGGCAGCCAAAGGCGCTCAGCCACAACGCCTGCTTTGGGCAAGTACCGGCAGCAAAAACCCTGCTTTTAAAGACACCAAATATGTGGAGGCCCTGATCGGTCCGGATACTGTGGATACCGTTCCATTGGAAACTGTTGACGCTTTCCGCGATCATGGTATTGCCGCCAACACTTTAGAAGCCGGTTTAGATAAAGCTACCGAAGTTTTAGCTAAACTGCCAAGCTTAGGTATCGATCTTGCCGCTATCACCCAGCAACTGGAAGATGAAGGCATCGAGAAATTCAACAAGCCATTCGAAAAATTATTGAACGCTATCGAGGAGCAAAAAAGCAAAGTAAGCTAATTGCACCATGGAAGCAGCAAATATTAAAATCCTCTTTTTTGACGTTGGTGGCATTTTGCTCACC is a window of Mucilaginibacter inviolabilis DNA encoding:
- the rpiA gene encoding ribose 5-phosphate isomerase A, yielding MDWNSNLITNLEWSSEITHISGKQKVADEIAAKVKDGDILGVGSGSTAYLALVAIAKRIKEEKLNVKAIPTSLELSMFCSKLGVPLTSLYENKPDWLFDGADEVDPNNSLIKGRGGAMFKEKLLISSSEVSYIIVDDSKMVTKLGANFPVPVEVFPQALLYAEKELQQLGANDILLRPAKGKDGPVITENGNMILDCKFDEIGSTMERDIKSITGVIESGLFIGYNLQILVASNT
- the tal gene encoding transaldolase; translated protein: MATNNVKQIHSFGQSIWLDFIDREIMASGKLKKLIDEDGVRGVTSNPAIFEKAITSSSDYDNDIVELSKTTDDNEQLFFGLAVKDIQQATDLFKGIYTESNKVDGYVSLEVSPFLALDTEGTAKQAEELWKKVDRNNVMIKIPGTQPGLAAIRQSIAKGININVTLLFGLERYEAVTEAYISGLEDHLAAGHEIAHISSVASFFLSRIDVIVDPLLEAKGEKDLVGEVAIASAKKAYEIYKRVFSSERWKKLAAKGAQPQRLLWASTGSKNPAFKDTKYVEALIGPDTVDTVPLETVDAFRDHGIAANTLEAGLDKATEVLAKLPSLGIDLAAITQQLEDEGIEKFNKPFEKLLNAIEEQKSKVS